Proteins co-encoded in one Flavobacteriales bacterium genomic window:
- the secA gene encoding preprotein translocase subunit SecA → MINFINNLARKVFGTKADKDIEEIQPFVEKINEISKTLQGISDDALRGKTAALKQQINDYLSAERNQISELAEKAEQPATDIEEKERLYDQIDKLEEVVTSKIEEVLLEILPTAFAVVKETARRLKDNGSLTVTATEMDRDLAATKGYVTINGQQATFPNTWKAGGTEVKWDMVHYDVQLIGGVALHKGRIAEMATGEGKTLVATLPVYLNALAGRGVHLVTVNDYLSKRDSEWMGPLYEFHGLKVDCIDKHQPNSTERRTAYNADITFGTNNEFGFDYLRDNMAREAGDLVQRKHNYAIVDEVDSVFIDDARTPLIISGPVPKGDQHEFDELKPKVEKLLQVQRTFFNTTLADAKKLIADKRDGYKEGEGGMALLRCYRALPKNKTLIKYLSEPGVKQILQKTENYYMQDQNKEMHKVDAELFFVIDEKHNSIELTEKGLELITKNMDDDQFFVLTDVGSGIAEIEKMGLSDQEKAKKKDELMRDFAIKSARVHSMNQLFKAYTLFEKDVEYVVMDNKVKIVDEQTGRIMDGRRYSDGLHQAIEAKENLKVEAATQTWATVTLQNYFRMYHKLSGMTGTAETEAKELWDIYKLDVMVTPTNRPITRDDKDDLVYKTTREKYNAVIDEIVNLTGQGRPVLVGTTSVEISELLSRMLKMKKIDHNVLNAKLHAQEADIVAMAGKPGAVTIATNMAGRGTDIKLTEDVKKAGGLAIIGTERHESRRVDRQLRGRAGRQGDPGSSQFYVSLEDNLMRLFGSDRIAKLMDRMGYEEGEVIQHGMVSKSIERAQKKVEENNYGIRKRLLEYDDVMNAQREVIYKRRRHALQGERLSVDVLNMIHDTASSLLDEFHPARDYEGFKLDIIRTFSVESPISEKDFGGGKVDVILEKLVHELIQSYTRKKSAIAERAFPVIANVFETQGENFKNIVIPFTDGIKSLNVVVNLAKTYELKGSNLALAFEKNIILAIIDEQWKEHLREMDELKTSVQNASYEQKDPLLVYKFESFDLFQKMLDRMNREVISFLFKGDLPNAENTRVREAQERKERVTASRPEVAQRQVAAPQNGEPQQALPQQPQKKQEPVTVEEKIGRNDPCPCGSGKKYKVCHGKK, encoded by the coding sequence ATGATCAATTTCATAAACAATCTTGCACGAAAGGTATTCGGCACGAAGGCCGATAAGGATATTGAAGAAATTCAACCTTTCGTTGAGAAGATAAATGAGATCTCGAAAACCCTTCAAGGGATTTCCGATGATGCGCTTCGCGGAAAAACAGCAGCGCTCAAACAACAGATAAACGACTATTTGTCTGCTGAGCGAAATCAGATTTCCGAACTGGCCGAAAAAGCTGAACAGCCAGCAACAGATATTGAAGAAAAAGAACGTCTCTACGATCAGATTGATAAGTTAGAAGAGGTCGTTACCAGTAAAATTGAAGAGGTTCTCCTTGAAATTCTGCCAACGGCTTTTGCAGTGGTGAAAGAAACCGCCCGAAGGCTTAAAGACAATGGTTCGCTTACGGTAACTGCTACCGAAATGGACAGGGATCTGGCTGCAACCAAAGGGTATGTTACCATCAATGGACAGCAGGCCACTTTCCCAAATACATGGAAAGCTGGCGGAACGGAAGTAAAATGGGACATGGTTCATTACGATGTGCAGCTCATTGGTGGCGTGGCACTTCACAAAGGACGGATTGCGGAAATGGCCACTGGTGAAGGAAAAACCCTTGTTGCCACGCTTCCTGTGTATTTGAATGCGTTGGCTGGTCGTGGGGTTCACTTGGTGACGGTGAACGATTACCTGTCTAAACGTGACTCTGAGTGGATGGGACCACTTTATGAATTCCACGGATTGAAAGTAGATTGCATTGATAAGCATCAACCGAATTCTACAGAAAGACGTACTGCTTACAATGCTGACATCACTTTTGGCACGAACAACGAATTCGGTTTTGATTATTTGCGTGACAACATGGCACGCGAAGCGGGCGATCTGGTACAACGCAAGCACAACTACGCCATTGTAGATGAGGTCGATTCTGTATTTATTGATGATGCGAGAACACCGCTTATCATTTCAGGACCAGTACCAAAAGGCGATCAGCACGAATTTGATGAACTAAAGCCTAAGGTTGAAAAGTTGCTTCAGGTTCAGCGCACATTCTTCAACACCACATTGGCAGACGCTAAAAAACTGATTGCCGACAAGCGCGATGGTTACAAAGAAGGAGAAGGCGGAATGGCCTTGCTTCGTTGCTATCGTGCATTGCCGAAAAACAAGACGCTGATCAAATACTTGAGCGAGCCAGGTGTGAAGCAAATTCTTCAGAAAACGGAGAATTACTACATGCAAGACCAGAACAAGGAAATGCATAAGGTTGATGCAGAATTGTTCTTCGTAATTGATGAAAAGCACAATTCCATCGAGCTGACTGAAAAAGGTCTCGAACTGATCACCAAAAACATGGATGATGATCAATTCTTCGTGCTTACAGACGTAGGTTCAGGAATTGCAGAGATTGAGAAAATGGGGCTTTCCGATCAGGAAAAAGCCAAGAAAAAAGATGAGTTGATGCGCGATTTCGCCATCAAAAGTGCCCGTGTTCATTCCATGAACCAATTGTTTAAAGCCTACACGCTTTTTGAAAAAGACGTGGAATACGTGGTGATGGACAATAAAGTGAAGATCGTGGATGAGCAAACGGGACGTATCATGGATGGCAGACGCTATTCTGACGGACTTCATCAAGCCATTGAAGCCAAGGAAAATCTGAAGGTTGAAGCGGCCACCCAAACTTGGGCAACAGTTACGCTTCAGAACTACTTCCGTATGTACCACAAACTTTCTGGTATGACCGGAACAGCCGAAACGGAAGCAAAAGAGCTTTGGGACATCTACAAATTGGATGTGATGGTAACTCCGACCAATCGTCCAATAACGCGCGATGACAAGGATGATCTTGTTTACAAAACAACCCGTGAGAAGTACAACGCGGTGATTGATGAGATTGTGAACCTAACTGGCCAAGGACGTCCAGTACTTGTTGGTACAACTTCTGTGGAAATCTCCGAACTATTGAGCCGAATGCTCAAAATGAAGAAGATCGATCACAACGTTTTGAACGCCAAATTGCACGCTCAGGAAGCTGATATTGTGGCAATGGCCGGAAAGCCTGGAGCGGTTACGATTGCCACCAACATGGCAGGTCGTGGAACTGACATCAAGCTTACGGAAGATGTGAAGAAAGCTGGCGGATTGGCCATTATTGGTACCGAACGTCACGAAAGCAGACGTGTTGACCGCCAGTTGCGTGGTCGTGCTGGTCGTCAGGGAGATCCGGGTTCTTCTCAGTTCTATGTTTCGTTGGAAGACAACTTGATGCGTCTTTTCGGTTCTGACCGAATTGCCAAGTTGATGGATAGAATGGGTTACGAAGAAGGCGAGGTCATTCAGCATGGAATGGTTTCGAAATCCATTGAACGTGCTCAGAAAAAGGTTGAGGAGAACAACTACGGCATACGTAAGCGATTGTTGGAGTATGATGATGTGATGAACGCTCAGCGCGAGGTGATCTACAAACGTAGAAGACACGCCTTGCAAGGCGAACGACTTTCTGTGGATGTGTTGAACATGATCCACGATACGGCTTCTTCTCTGCTAGACGAGTTCCATCCAGCGCGTGATTACGAAGGATTTAAACTCGACATCATCCGTACGTTCTCGGTAGAATCTCCGATCTCAGAAAAGGATTTCGGTGGAGGAAAAGTAGATGTGATACTTGAAAAACTTGTTCACGAACTGATTCAAAGCTACACACGGAAAAAAAGTGCCATCGCGGAGCGTGCTTTTCCAGTGATTGCCAATGTATTTGAAACACAGGGAGAGAATTTCAAGAACATCGTTATTCCATTCACAGATGGAATTAAGAGTTTGAACGTGGTTGTGAATCTGGCCAAAACCTACGAATTGAAAGGTTCGAATTTGGCTTTGGCGTTCGAGAAGAACATCATTCTTGCCATTATTGACGAGCAATGGAAAGAGCACTTGCGCGAAATGGACGAATTGAAAACGTCTGTACAGAACGCATCCTACGAACAGAAAGATCCATTGTTGGTCTATAAGTTCGAGAGCTTCGACCTATTCCAAAAAATGCTGGACCGCATGAATCGCGAAGTGATTTCGTTCCTGTTCAAAGGCGATCTTCCAAACGCAGAGAACACACGCGTTCGCGAAGCGCAAGAACGTAAAGAGCGAGTAACAGCTTCTCGTCCAGAAGTGGCGCAAAGACAAGTTGCCGCACCACAGAATGGCGAACCGCAACAAGCACTTCCTCAGCAACCACAGAAAAAACAGGAGCCTGTAACTGTGGAAGAGAAGATCGGCCGAAACGACCCTTGTCCTTGCGGCAGCGGTAAGAAGTACAAAGTGTGTCACGGGAAAAAGTAA
- a CDS encoding aldehyde dehydrogenase family protein produces the protein MSEVLLDMRTDIGEVLKDLNIKELNPAASTGLVDYKGEGAAIDSYSPVDGNLIASVGSCTSNDYNLVVSKAEAAFKEWRMWPAPKRGEIVRQVGEALREKKEPLGKLVSYEMGKSLQEGLGEVQEMIDICDFAVGLSRQLYGLTMHSERPLHRMYEQYHPLGVVGVISAFNFPVAVWSWNAMLAWVCGDVCIWKPSEKAPLSGVACQNIIKEVFKKNQVPEGVSCVVQGDYTVGELMTNDKRVPLISATGSIRMGKKVAVAVGSRLGKTLLELGGNNAVIITENADLNISIIGALFGAVGTCGQRCTSTRRLIIHESVYEEVKASLVKAYGQLRIGNPLDQHNHVGPLIDKQSVETYLKALEQVKAEGGNMVVEGGVLQGEGYESGCYVKPAIAEAKNHFQIVQQETFAPILYLLKYSDIDEAIALQNGVDQGLSSAIMTTNMRQAELFLSCVGSDCGIANVNIGTSGAEIGGAFGGEKETGGGRESGSDAWKVYMRRQTNTINYSTQLPLAQGIKFDF, from the coding sequence ATGTCAGAGGTATTGCTAGATATGAGAACAGATATAGGAGAGGTACTGAAGGATCTCAATATCAAGGAGTTGAATCCAGCTGCATCTACTGGTCTGGTCGATTATAAAGGAGAAGGTGCCGCTATCGATTCTTATTCACCGGTTGATGGAAATCTTATTGCTTCAGTCGGTTCATGCACCAGCAACGATTACAATCTGGTAGTTTCTAAAGCAGAAGCTGCATTTAAAGAATGGCGCATGTGGCCAGCACCTAAGCGTGGCGAAATTGTTCGTCAGGTTGGTGAGGCGCTTCGTGAAAAGAAAGAACCGCTTGGTAAATTGGTTTCCTATGAAATGGGAAAAAGCTTGCAAGAAGGTTTGGGCGAAGTACAGGAGATGATCGACATCTGCGACTTTGCGGTTGGACTATCACGCCAACTTTATGGATTGACCATGCACTCTGAGCGACCCTTGCACAGAATGTACGAGCAGTACCATCCATTAGGAGTTGTAGGAGTCATTTCCGCGTTCAACTTTCCAGTGGCCGTTTGGAGTTGGAATGCCATGTTGGCTTGGGTTTGCGGTGATGTTTGTATTTGGAAACCGTCAGAAAAAGCGCCTTTGTCTGGTGTTGCATGTCAGAACATCATTAAAGAAGTATTTAAGAAGAACCAAGTTCCCGAAGGTGTTAGCTGTGTTGTTCAAGGAGACTATACCGTAGGCGAGTTGATGACCAATGATAAACGCGTTCCGCTTATTTCTGCCACAGGCTCTATACGTATGGGCAAAAAAGTGGCGGTTGCTGTTGGTTCACGATTGGGTAAGACATTGCTGGAGTTGGGCGGAAACAACGCAGTCATTATTACTGAAAATGCCGATCTGAACATTTCCATTATAGGTGCTCTTTTCGGAGCCGTTGGTACTTGCGGTCAGCGTTGCACAAGTACTAGGAGACTTATTATTCACGAAAGTGTGTACGAAGAAGTTAAAGCAAGTTTGGTAAAAGCTTACGGACAGCTTCGAATAGGTAATCCATTGGATCAACACAATCACGTTGGTCCTCTTATCGATAAGCAATCTGTGGAGACTTACCTGAAGGCTTTGGAACAAGTGAAAGCAGAAGGTGGCAACATGGTGGTTGAAGGAGGTGTTCTGCAGGGAGAAGGATACGAAAGCGGCTGTTATGTGAAGCCTGCCATCGCGGAAGCAAAAAATCATTTTCAGATCGTTCAGCAAGAAACCTTCGCGCCTATTCTGTATTTGCTTAAGTATAGCGATATTGACGAGGCAATTGCTTTACAGAATGGGGTTGATCAAGGATTGTCTTCTGCAATTATGACCACGAACATGCGTCAGGCAGAATTGTTTTTGAGTTGTGTTGGTTCTGATTGCGGTATTGCAAACGTGAATATCGGTACATCTGGTGCCGAGATCGGAGGAGCGTTTGGAGGTGAGAAGGAAACTGGCGGAGGTCGCGAATCGGGTTCAGATGCATGGAAAGTTTACATGAGAAGACAGACCAACACCATTAATTATAGTACCCAATTGCCTTTGGCACAGGGAATAAAGTTTGATTTCTAA
- a CDS encoding redoxin domain-containing protein — MKFERLILFSLGLILFLGCSEEKKSLPIAGTWRFTLDIGEEQVPFQAEIVDEKGKLQFYAINGKERILADQFETKNDSVFIRLPIFNTALIGKYDGEHILGNYFDYSRKDDYRIPFVASKKFESRFKISKPPIADPTGKWRVEFSPGSDNEYLALGIFEQDGDRAFGTFLTTTGDYRYLDGNISGDSLLLSCFDGSHVFLFKARIDGNKIDGDFWSGIHWQENWVGTWDDTYELPDPTSLTFIKPGYSGLEFSFRNMQGETVSLDDDRYKGKVVIVQIMGSWCPNCMDETAYLVSLYNKFHQQGLEVISLAFEKSDNEETNIRSLARLKEHFNVPYEILLAGKASKTEASQKLPMLNQVLSFPTGIFLDRKGKVRRIHTGFSGPGTGEYYHEFVEETDQFVTQLLVE, encoded by the coding sequence TTGAAATTTGAGAGATTGATCCTCTTCTCTTTAGGACTCATCCTTTTCCTAGGTTGTTCTGAAGAGAAGAAATCATTGCCAATTGCAGGAACTTGGCGGTTTACACTTGATATTGGCGAAGAACAAGTGCCATTTCAGGCAGAGATTGTTGACGAAAAAGGAAAGCTACAGTTCTATGCCATCAACGGTAAAGAACGGATTCTGGCCGATCAGTTCGAAACGAAAAACGACAGCGTTTTTATCAGATTGCCCATTTTCAACACGGCTTTGATCGGGAAATACGATGGAGAGCACATCCTTGGCAATTATTTCGATTATTCGCGAAAAGACGATTATCGCATTCCGTTCGTAGCCTCCAAGAAATTCGAAAGTAGATTCAAAATATCTAAACCGCCAATTGCTGATCCTACTGGCAAGTGGCGCGTGGAATTCAGTCCCGGAAGCGATAATGAATACTTGGCCTTGGGCATTTTTGAACAGGATGGAGATAGGGCTTTCGGAACATTTCTGACCACAACGGGCGATTATCGCTATTTGGATGGCAATATTTCTGGAGACAGTCTTTTGCTTTCCTGTTTTGACGGATCACACGTTTTCCTTTTCAAAGCACGAATAGATGGCAACAAGATCGATGGTGATTTTTGGTCAGGAATACATTGGCAAGAGAACTGGGTTGGAACGTGGGATGATACCTATGAACTGCCAGATCCAACGTCTCTCACTTTCATTAAACCGGGTTATTCTGGTTTGGAATTCTCGTTCCGAAACATGCAGGGAGAAACAGTAAGCTTGGATGATGACAGGTATAAAGGCAAAGTGGTGATTGTGCAAATAATGGGAAGTTGGTGCCCAAATTGTATGGACGAAACCGCTTACCTCGTGTCGCTTTACAACAAGTTTCATCAGCAAGGTCTGGAAGTGATTTCCCTCGCTTTTGAAAAGAGCGATAACGAGGAAACGAACATTCGCTCGCTTGCGCGACTCAAGGAACATTTCAATGTGCCGTACGAGATTTTGCTTGCGGGAAAAGCGAGTAAGACAGAAGCGAGTCAAAAACTGCCCATGCTCAATCAGGTGCTTTCATTTCCGACAGGAATTTTTTTGGACAGAAAAGGAAAGGTGCGAAGAATCCACACTGGATTTTCTGGTCCTGGAACAGGCGAGTATTATCATGAATTTGTGGAGGAAACAGATCAGTTTGTAACTCAACTGTTGGTTGAGTGA
- a CDS encoding DUF4197 domain-containing protein codes for MKFLSTFALALIITIPTIGQNFGKFMKDAEKTVKNVTTDNGTGSLSEDEIIKGLKEALAVGSSNAGKSASQLDGFYKNDKIKIPFPPEVDQVRTTVEKVGLKPQVDKFVETLNRAAEEAAKEAAPIFVNAITSMNINDGMNILNGGDRAATTFLQDKTSPELKAKFEPIVKAAIEKVQLTKYWNPIINQYNKVPMVKKVNPDLDAYVLDKALDGLFTLVAEEEAKIRKDPAARVSDILKKVFGN; via the coding sequence ATGAAATTCCTAAGCACATTCGCACTCGCATTGATCATCACAATTCCAACCATCGGACAGAACTTCGGAAAGTTTATGAAGGATGCCGAAAAGACTGTTAAAAACGTGACAACAGACAACGGCACAGGATCACTAAGTGAAGACGAGATCATAAAAGGATTGAAAGAAGCCTTGGCTGTAGGAAGCAGCAATGCAGGAAAATCCGCATCGCAACTAGACGGATTTTACAAGAACGATAAGATCAAAATTCCGTTTCCTCCAGAGGTTGATCAGGTGAGAACAACCGTTGAAAAAGTCGGTTTGAAACCGCAGGTCGACAAATTTGTGGAGACGCTGAACCGAGCTGCTGAAGAAGCCGCTAAAGAAGCCGCGCCCATTTTTGTTAATGCCATAACCAGCATGAACATCAACGATGGAATGAATATTCTGAATGGCGGAGACCGTGCAGCAACAACCTTTCTTCAAGACAAGACATCTCCAGAATTGAAAGCCAAATTTGAACCTATTGTAAAAGCGGCCATCGAAAAAGTGCAGCTGACCAAGTATTGGAATCCGATCATCAACCAATACAATAAAGTTCCGATGGTAAAAAAGGTGAATCCAGACCTTGATGCCTATGTTTTAGACAAAGCACTTGACGGACTTTTCACGCTTGTGGCCGAAGAAGAAGCGAAGATCAGGAAAGACCCAGCAGCTCGCGTTTCGGATATTCTGAAGAAGGTTTTTGGTAACTAA
- a CDS encoding DinB family protein, with the protein MDKTSDEKSLPSGAVGGAGKVLATMLDEQRNLTRFYLSKLKGEDMHREFEVNGYTTNSAYWILAHLCWGENMLAIQSLGGKTLDIPWLNDFKIHSPKGEKPASQPSLEEVLDAFKQIHAVALETISNLTEAELDEENMLGIAFGENTSKRFMAMHAIRHEGTHCGQLSLIAKMYGKKTV; encoded by the coding sequence ATGGACAAAACTTCAGATGAGAAAAGCCTCCCCTCGGGGGCGGTTGGAGGGGCTGGGAAAGTGCTTGCCACCATGTTGGATGAACAGCGCAATCTAACGCGCTTTTATCTTTCTAAACTAAAAGGTGAGGACATGCACCGCGAGTTTGAAGTGAACGGTTACACCACCAACAGTGCTTATTGGATTTTGGCGCATTTGTGCTGGGGCGAAAACATGTTGGCCATTCAAAGTCTAGGAGGCAAAACGTTGGACATTCCTTGGCTGAATGATTTCAAAATCCATTCCCCGAAGGGCGAAAAACCTGCCAGTCAGCCGTCATTAGAAGAGGTTTTGGATGCTTTCAAACAAATTCATGCTGTTGCTTTGGAAACCATTTCCAATTTAACCGAGGCTGAATTGGATGAGGAAAACATGCTTGGAATCGCCTTTGGCGAGAACACGAGCAAACGTTTTATGGCCATGCATGCCATTCGCCACGAAGGCACTCATTGCGGTCAGCTTTCGCTGATTGCGAAGATGTACGGGAAGAAAACGGTTTAA
- a CDS encoding PAS domain-containing protein, which translates to MNRFKQLEQDFFKSNSYSEALSFLETCDAEFAIVSIHDKQALYVRVSPSVVAFCGYTEKELVGNSAYDYFHQDDFQDVLKSHARVTVLRDVEMVDYRFINSSGVPIDVTTFSKRISLENGLENILAFTFKRT; encoded by the coding sequence ATGAACCGATTTAAACAGCTGGAGCAAGACTTTTTTAAGAGCAATTCCTACAGCGAGGCATTAAGCTTTTTAGAAACATGCGATGCGGAATTTGCGATAGTTTCCATTCATGATAAGCAAGCTTTGTACGTTCGCGTTTCACCATCCGTTGTGGCATTTTGCGGCTACACAGAGAAGGAACTCGTGGGCAATTCGGCATACGATTACTTTCATCAGGATGATTTTCAGGATGTTTTAAAGTCTCATGCTCGCGTCACGGTATTAAGAGACGTTGAGATGGTCGATTATCGATTTATCAATTCTTCAGGAGTACCCATTGATGTCACCACTTTTAGCAAGCGGATCTCGCTCGAAAACGGTTTAGAGAACATTTTAGCATTTACCTTTAAAAGGACGTAA
- a CDS encoding PhoH family protein, with amino-acid sequence MAKKQEVRKIFVLDTSVIIYDHNAITQFDEHDVAIPITVLEELDNFKKGNDSKNFAAREFIRELDVLAGTKTLQQWIPINGSKKGSFKVIMTGKNDVDANKVFGETKADHRILNAALAVQSEHPDRKVILVSKDINLRLKAKSLNLNAEDYETGKIKDVSMLYKGETSVEGIESSVINDLYQEGTCEPATVGLKDAPYNHYYILKNGKKSALVHNNPETGLLHRIEKTTAYGIRPLNAEQVFALHAILDPNIKLVTLQGVAGTGKTLLALAGAMEQKKDFRQIYLARPIVPLSNRDIGFLPGDIKSKINPYMEPLWDNLKFIQSQFPEKGKEAKQIQLMVETEKLMITPLAYIRGRSLSNIFFIIDEAQNLTPHEVKTIITRAGENTKIIFTGDIFQIDTPYLDTQSNGLSYLIEKVKGNRLCAHVTLEKGERSELANLANELL; translated from the coding sequence ATGGCAAAAAAGCAAGAGGTCAGAAAGATATTTGTATTGGACACTTCGGTGATCATTTACGATCACAACGCGATCACTCAATTTGATGAGCACGATGTGGCCATTCCGATCACGGTTTTAGAAGAACTCGACAATTTCAAAAAGGGAAACGACAGTAAGAATTTTGCTGCGCGAGAGTTCATAAGAGAGCTTGATGTATTGGCTGGGACGAAGACATTGCAGCAGTGGATTCCTATCAATGGTTCGAAAAAAGGGTCCTTCAAGGTTATTATGACCGGCAAGAATGACGTTGATGCTAATAAGGTCTTTGGCGAAACCAAAGCAGACCACAGGATTTTGAATGCTGCTTTGGCGGTTCAATCTGAGCATCCGGATAGAAAAGTGATTCTTGTAAGTAAGGACATCAACTTGAGGTTGAAGGCCAAATCGTTGAATCTGAATGCCGAAGATTACGAAACGGGCAAGATCAAGGATGTGAGCATGCTTTATAAAGGGGAAACCTCGGTAGAAGGCATCGAATCTTCTGTCATTAATGACCTATACCAGGAAGGAACCTGCGAGCCAGCCACAGTTGGACTGAAAGACGCTCCATACAATCATTATTACATTCTTAAAAACGGGAAGAAATCTGCTTTGGTCCATAATAATCCAGAGACAGGCCTGCTGCACCGCATCGAAAAAACCACTGCTTATGGTATTCGCCCATTGAATGCCGAACAGGTTTTTGCGCTCCATGCCATTCTCGACCCGAACATCAAACTGGTAACCTTACAAGGTGTGGCCGGAACAGGAAAAACGCTTTTGGCGCTTGCCGGAGCCATGGAACAGAAAAAGGATTTCCGCCAGATCTATTTGGCCCGTCCAATCGTACCATTAAGCAATCGGGATATTGGTTTTCTGCCAGGAGACATCAAGAGTAAAATAAACCCTTACATGGAGCCGCTTTGGGATAACCTCAAGTTCATTCAGAGTCAATTTCCAGAAAAGGGAAAAGAGGCCAAACAGATTCAACTGATGGTAGAAACCGAAAAGTTGATGATCACTCCTCTAGCATACATACGCGGAAGAAGTTTGAGCAACATCTTCTTCATTATTGATGAAGCGCAAAATCTAACTCCTCACGAAGTAAAAACAATTATTACTCGTGCTGGAGAAAACACCAAGATCATTTTTACAGGCGACATCTTTCAGATAGACACTCCGTATTTGGACACGCAAAGTAACGGTCTATCCTATCTCATTGAGAAGGTGAAAGGCAATAGACTCTGCGCACACGTTACGCTGGAAAAAGGCGAACGGTCTGAACTAGCAAACTTGGCAAACGAACTTCTGTAG